Proteins co-encoded in one Amaranthus tricolor cultivar Red isolate AtriRed21 chromosome 7, ASM2621246v1, whole genome shotgun sequence genomic window:
- the LOC130818441 gene encoding DNA damage-inducible protein 1-like produces the protein MVVVENEEEEVVIEEEAPDEREKEELPAPAPEKRKEPTTDVYVPPVPFPQRLAHAIKEMPSYAKFLKKVLSNKRQLLEIGVETLRGECNAILECKVPKKEADPGCFTIPVKFGEVLVNKALADLGASVSIMPLSLCKRINAKIKPTRMSLQLADRLVRFPIGVVEDLPVQIGMFYVPCDFVIMDIVEDHVIPIILGRDFLKTARAVFDVFNGKVTLNILGEDVEFPLPSIMKGPVD, from the exons ATGGTTGTTGTtgagaatgaagaagaagaggtgGTAATAGAGGAAGAAGCACCTGATGAAAGGGAAAAGGAGGAACTACCAGCACCTGCCCCAGAGAAGAGAAAGGAGCCCACCACTGATGTATATGTACCTCCTGTTCCTTTCCCACAAAGATTAGCGC ATGCTATCAAGGAGATGCCTTCTTATGCAAAGTTTCTGAAGAAGGTATTATCTAACAAAAGGCAGCTGCTGGAAATAGGCGTAGAAACACTGAGAGGAGAATGCAACGCTATCTTAGAATGCAAGGTGCCGAAAAAAGAAGCTGACCCCGGATGTTTCACCATTCCAGTCAAATTTGGTGAAGTCTTGGTTAATAAAGCACTTGCTGATTTGGGGGCTAGTGTGAGTATCATGCCGCTGTCTTTATGCAAGAGGATCAATGCAAAGATCAAGCCAACAAGGATGTCTTTGCAGCTAGCCGATAGATTAGTAAGGTTTCCAATTGGAGTTGTTGAAGATTTGCCAGTTCAAATAGGGATGTTCTATGTCCCTTGTGATTTTGTGATTATGGATATTGTTGAAGATCATGTCATACCTATCATTCTTGGGAGAGATTTTTTGAAGACCGCACGGGCTGTTTTTGATGTATTCAATGGCAAGGTTACATTGAACATCTTGGGGGAGGACGTTGAGTTTCCTCTTCCATCAATAATGAAAGGACCCGTTGATTAA